The following are encoded together in the Oceanobacillus zhaokaii genome:
- the pilM gene encoding type IV pilus biogenesis protein PilM: protein MFSLKKSKKVINIVIEDYVLRIVETSGHNISSIKMVSEKPLPAGIIVHGKVADEIQFYSFMKELVKELGLKNRLVRFYVPDSLVIMRQVEFPAHLKNKKEIKEYFDTEIGKSIHLPFKTPVFDIHYPPFETPNRKETMMENLNEMHQGILFAAPEEEMTKYTEILVDVSMKPIVADVKALGIYRYYQQMKHIDTSHSYLFVELNVTSIHIGIFHNHQLEFLRFQNLDLKLKGWKASNLPNEPVHWNFEEEEAVIKGIVGDQILELERIMNFYRFSIHKGEKGVTDIVILGDHPNKQEFYQKVKSQSDLPINLLQNHETKAKEISSFYIPALGLALEGGELADEARS from the coding sequence ATGTTTTCGCTTAAAAAATCTAAAAAAGTAATCAACATCGTAATTGAAGATTATGTGCTGCGGATCGTGGAAACGTCTGGTCATAATATTTCCTCCATTAAAATGGTTTCTGAAAAGCCACTTCCAGCAGGTATTATCGTTCACGGGAAAGTTGCAGATGAAATTCAGTTTTATAGTTTTATGAAGGAATTAGTAAAGGAACTTGGCTTGAAAAATCGCCTTGTTCGTTTTTATGTTCCTGACTCACTTGTCATTATGCGTCAGGTTGAGTTTCCTGCACATTTGAAAAATAAAAAAGAAATTAAGGAATACTTTGATACAGAGATTGGTAAAAGCATTCATCTGCCATTCAAAACTCCGGTTTTTGATATCCATTATCCCCCGTTCGAAACTCCGAATCGCAAAGAAACAATGATGGAGAACTTAAATGAAATGCACCAAGGTATATTATTTGCTGCGCCGGAAGAAGAAATGACAAAGTATACGGAAATATTGGTAGACGTATCGATGAAGCCAATTGTTGCCGATGTGAAGGCATTGGGTATTTACCGTTATTATCAACAGATGAAACATATTGATACTAGTCATAGCTACCTCTTTGTTGAGTTAAATGTAACATCTATTCATATCGGTATTTTCCACAATCACCAGCTTGAGTTTTTACGCTTTCAGAATTTAGATTTGAAATTAAAGGGATGGAAAGCAAGCAATCTCCCTAATGAGCCAGTTCATTGGAATTTTGAGGAAGAAGAGGCAGTAATCAAAGGTATTGTCGGGGATCAGATATTGGAATTAGAGCGGATTATGAATTTCTATCGTTTTTCCATACATAAGGGTGAAAAAGGTGTTACTGATATCGTTATTCTCGGTGACCATCCAAACAAACAGGAATTTTATCAAAAAGTGAAAAGCCAGAGCGACTTACCAATCAACTTGTTGCAAAACCATGAAACAAAAGCTAAGGAAATTAGCAGCTTCTATATACCAGCATTAGGGCTCGCGTTAGAAGGGGGAGAATTAGCGGATGAAGCCAGAAGTTAA
- a CDS encoding type II secretion system protein, with translation MMKKILQRLKKDERGLTLVELLAVVVILAIVGAIAFVAIGNVMENSRQDAHVANAQQIVSAAKLAEASGTEIGTDFNVNPGTDGTGGLETLDTLVDPWTKGEYDTATVSSIDGNYSVTLSSSDDNTECAITASTEAELLEGRETACQ, from the coding sequence ATGATGAAAAAAATTCTGCAAAGATTGAAAAAAGATGAACGAGGATTGACATTGGTTGAGCTACTTGCTGTTGTTGTTATTTTGGCGATTGTTGGGGCGATTGCGTTTGTGGCGATTGGGAATGTTATGGAGAATTCTAGGCAGGATGCGCACGTGGCAAATGCACAACAAATAGTATCAGCAGCCAAATTGGCCGAAGCTAGTGGTACTGAAATTGGGACGGATTTTAATGTAAATCCAGGAACTGATGGAACGGGTGGACTTGAGACACTTGATACTTTAGTAGATCCATGGACTAAGGGTGAATACGATACTGCAACTGTTTCAAGTATAGATGGAAATTATTCAGTTACCCTCTCAAGCTCAGATGATAATACTGAATGTGCAATCACTGCTTCTACAGAAGCAGAACTCCTTGAAGGAAGAGAAACAGCCTGTCAATAA
- a CDS encoding type II secretion system F family protein, with product MPVYKYVGRTKKGTMKRGTIESVSRSQAISELREKSISPREVTETKATIFNRDIAIGGSTVKSEDFVIYCRQFATLIRAGISIVQATNILAAQTESKGLKKTLFQVESEIKEGHSFSDSVAKFPKVFPSLFVNMVRAGELTGNIDSTLDRLASYFEKQNSLKKKIQSTMAYPVILSVVVVAVVIFLMLTIVPQFTTMFEDMGSELPAITQLVVSMSDFIRNSWLFGMLVVFVGIAVFLYFYRNNKVFHYSVHMALFKMPVFGKLLQKSAIARMTRTLSSLFASSVPILQALTIVEKVVGNPVIGRVVLASRDSLEQGRPLSEPIEKSWVFPPLVAQMIAIGEQTGQLDFMLAKVADFYEEDVDRTVDTLKSLIEPLMIVILAGVVGFIVIAIMVPMFSIYGEM from the coding sequence ATGCCAGTTTATAAATATGTCGGAAGAACGAAGAAGGGAACGATGAAGCGCGGGACGATTGAAAGTGTGTCAAGAAGTCAAGCAATCTCCGAGCTTCGAGAGAAAAGCATTAGCCCTCGTGAAGTTACGGAAACGAAGGCAACGATCTTCAATCGTGATATTGCGATAGGTGGAAGTACAGTAAAGTCCGAGGATTTTGTAATCTACTGCCGCCAGTTCGCTACCTTGATTCGTGCAGGAATTTCGATTGTCCAGGCAACAAATATATTAGCAGCCCAAACCGAAAGCAAAGGGTTAAAGAAGACACTCTTTCAAGTAGAGTCCGAGATTAAAGAAGGGCATTCCTTCTCCGATTCAGTAGCTAAGTTTCCAAAAGTTTTCCCGTCGCTGTTTGTAAACATGGTTCGAGCAGGGGAACTCACAGGAAATATTGATAGCACATTGGACAGACTTGCAAGCTATTTTGAAAAACAAAACTCCTTGAAAAAGAAGATTCAATCAACGATGGCGTATCCAGTGATTCTATCAGTTGTCGTTGTTGCGGTCGTTATTTTCCTAATGCTAACGATTGTTCCACAATTCACGACGATGTTTGAAGACATGGGGAGTGAATTACCAGCGATTACCCAGCTTGTTGTGAGTATGAGTGATTTTATTCGGAATTCCTGGTTGTTTGGCATGTTAGTTGTATTTGTAGGAATCGCTGTCTTTCTATATTTCTATCGAAACAACAAAGTTTTTCATTACTCGGTACACATGGCGTTATTTAAAATGCCAGTGTTTGGCAAGCTGCTGCAAAAATCAGCAATCGCTCGGATGACACGAACATTGTCATCGCTGTTCGCAAGCTCTGTGCCAATTTTGCAGGCACTTACGATAGTAGAAAAAGTCGTTGGCAATCCCGTCATCGGCAGAGTTGTCCTTGCATCACGAGACAGTCTAGAACAAGGGCGGCCGCTTTCTGAGCCAATCGAAAAAAGCTGGGTATTCCCGCCACTCGTTGCTCAAATGATTGCGATTGGCGAACAAACAGGGCAGCTTGACTTCATGCTTGCAAAGGTTGCAGATTTTTATGAGGAAGATGTCGACCGAACTGTTGATACGTTGAAATCACTGATTGAACCGTTGATGATTGTTATTCTTGCTGGGGTTGTTGGATTTATTGTTATTGCGATTATGGTGCCGATGTTCTCGATTTATGGCGAGATGTAA
- a CDS encoding type IV pilus twitching motility protein PilT, which yields MHETIEGLLEQAYGKGASDLHITAGSRPIFRLNGELVPQGDTILSSEDTEKMAKAIIKESDWNRFIEIGELDFSYMIENVSRFRVNTYHQRQKVGIVARVIPNQIPSIEQLGMPQILKDLAKKPQGLILVTGPTGSGKSTTLAAIIDYINQSSAKHVITLEDPIEYEHHHQRSIVNQREVGMDTESFANGLRAALRQDPDIILVGEMRDYETISTAITAAETGHLVLATLHTTSAAQTIDRIIDVFPPFQQPQIRIQLASVLEGIISQRLLRRADGSGRIAATEILINLPSVANLVRNEKVDQITNILQTSRAAGMHTLEMSVRELLDEGMLSFGDASPYIANSGEY from the coding sequence ATGCACGAGACAATTGAAGGATTATTGGAACAAGCATATGGAAAAGGTGCATCTGATTTACATATTACGGCAGGATCAAGGCCAATTTTCCGACTGAATGGCGAGCTTGTTCCTCAAGGGGACACGATACTATCTTCCGAGGATACCGAGAAGATGGCCAAGGCAATTATCAAGGAGTCTGACTGGAATCGATTCATCGAAATCGGCGAGCTCGATTTTTCTTATATGATTGAAAATGTATCGCGTTTTCGTGTCAATACATACCATCAGCGACAAAAAGTCGGCATCGTTGCCAGGGTGATTCCGAATCAAATTCCGAGTATCGAGCAATTGGGGATGCCACAAATTTTAAAAGATTTAGCAAAGAAGCCCCAGGGACTGATTTTAGTTACTGGCCCAACCGGTTCTGGTAAATCAACAACGTTAGCAGCGATAATTGATTATATTAATCAGAGCAGTGCAAAGCATGTCATAACACTCGAGGATCCGATTGAATATGAGCATCATCATCAGAGGTCAATCGTTAACCAGCGTGAGGTTGGCATGGATACCGAAAGCTTCGCAAACGGGCTGCGTGCGGCGCTCCGCCAGGATCCGGATATTATTTTAGTCGGAGAAATGCGTGATTATGAAACGATTTCCACTGCAATTACGGCAGCGGAAACGGGACATCTCGTGCTAGCAACGTTACATACGACCAGTGCAGCACAAACGATTGACCGGATTATCGATGTGTTCCCACCATTTCAGCAGCCGCAAATTCGGATTCAGCTTGCATCCGTCCTTGAGGGGATTATTTCCCAGCGGTTACTGCGAAGGGCAGACGGAAGCGGCAGAATTGCTGCGACTGAGATTTTAATCAATTTGCCATCGGTTGCCAATTTAGTACGCAATGAGAAGGTTGATCAGATTACAAATATTTTGCAGACGAGCCGTGCAGCAGGGATGCATACGTTAGAAATGTCCGTTCGAGAACTTCTTGACGAAGGAATGCTATCCTTTGGCGATGCAAGCCCCTACATAGCAAATTCAGGTGAATATTAA
- a CDS encoding GspE/PulE family protein encodes MARKRLGDLLVESGLITDDQLAGTLANKGEDEKLGDALLREGYITEQQLIEVLEFQLGIPHINVAQYPVEQETIQLVPKELAKRHLLLPIRIDGNKLFVAMADPMDYFAMEELRMATGYQIMPGIATKDALYRMVTKYYDLQESINEVMDDYSREESMDETGITDEDSPIVKLVNQIITNAVAQRASDIHLDPQEVDLTVRYRVDGVLKTERALPKYMQNVLIARIKIMGNLNITENRIPQDGRIKVDINNRPIDIRISSLPSVYGEKIVMRILDLGSSMDQLDKLGLTPDNLVKFTKMIEKPNGIVLITGPTGSGKSSTLYAALNRLNSEEVNIITIEDPVEYRLRGINQVQVKEEVGMTFASGLRSILRQDPDIIMIGEIRDFETAQIAIRASLTGHLVLSTLHTNSAIAALTRLIDMGIEPFLISSSLAGVVGQRLVRRICRDCAEEVLPTAREQEIFQQAGIEAGAIKHGRGCPSCNGTGYRGRLAIHEILPIDDEINRLVMKAASMAAIRDYAKQMGMPFLIDDGLLKVAQGLTTTEEVLRVTRAE; translated from the coding sequence ATGGCACGTAAACGATTAGGGGACTTACTTGTTGAGTCAGGGTTAATAACAGACGATCAATTGGCAGGGACACTAGCAAATAAAGGTGAAGACGAGAAATTAGGAGATGCACTGCTGAGAGAAGGTTACATAACCGAACAGCAGCTAATTGAAGTGCTTGAATTCCAGTTGGGTATTCCACACATTAATGTGGCACAATATCCGGTCGAACAAGAAACCATTCAACTCGTACCAAAAGAGTTAGCAAAGCGTCACTTATTGCTACCAATTCGCATCGATGGCAATAAATTATTTGTGGCGATGGCAGATCCAATGGACTACTTTGCGATGGAAGAGCTTCGCATGGCGACAGGCTATCAGATTATGCCTGGTATTGCGACCAAGGACGCTTTGTACCGAATGGTGACAAAGTACTATGATCTGCAGGAATCCATCAATGAAGTAATGGATGATTATTCACGAGAGGAAAGCATGGATGAAACTGGGATTACCGATGAGGATTCACCGATTGTAAAACTTGTTAATCAAATAATAACGAATGCTGTTGCACAGCGGGCAAGTGATATCCACCTTGATCCACAAGAAGTAGATCTAACCGTTCGATATCGTGTGGATGGTGTTCTAAAAACAGAACGAGCATTGCCGAAATATATGCAAAATGTGCTAATTGCCCGAATTAAGATTATGGGGAATCTGAATATCACTGAAAATCGAATACCACAGGATGGCCGGATAAAAGTAGATATTAATAATCGACCAATCGATATTCGAATTTCCTCGTTGCCATCTGTCTACGGAGAAAAAATTGTAATGCGGATACTTGATTTGGGAAGTTCAATGGATCAGCTTGATAAATTAGGATTGACACCTGATAACTTGGTGAAATTCACGAAAATGATTGAAAAGCCAAATGGAATTGTTCTTATTACAGGTCCAACTGGATCAGGAAAATCTTCCACACTTTATGCAGCATTGAACCGTTTGAACTCAGAGGAAGTCAACATTATTACGATTGAGGATCCCGTTGAATATCGTTTGCGTGGCATTAACCAAGTACAGGTTAAGGAAGAAGTCGGTATGACATTTGCGAGTGGATTACGCTCGATTTTACGTCAGGATCCAGACATCATTATGATCGGGGAAATTCGTGATTTCGAGACGGCACAAATTGCGATTCGTGCCTCACTGACAGGGCATTTAGTATTAAGTACACTGCACACTAACAGTGCAATCGCTGCGCTAACAAGGTTAATCGATATGGGAATTGAACCATTTCTCATTTCTTCATCACTTGCTGGTGTAGTGGGACAGCGCCTAGTTCGTCGTATATGCAGAGATTGTGCGGAGGAAGTATTACCAACAGCACGAGAACAGGAGATTTTCCAGCAAGCGGGCATTGAAGCTGGTGCAATCAAACACGGCAGAGGCTGTCCGAGCTGTAATGGGACTGGATATCGCGGTAGGCTAGCAATCCATGAAATTCTGCCCATTGACGATGAGATCAATCGGCTTGTCATGAAAGCAGCTAGCATGGCAGCTATCCGCGATTATGCGAAACAAATGGGAATGCCGTTTCTCATTGATGATGGACTATTAAAGGTGGCACAAGGATTAACGACGACAGAAGAAGTCCTCCGCGTGACCCGAGCAGAATAG
- a CDS encoding G5 domain-containing protein: MKLLKNPIVKIALAFLIIYLLPNEVVEAAGKVSEGSAIAGIPLEGLSLEEAKQKLESKVAEWQSGEPVIAVSEYESIAIPRHLFQFDIDATLKQLDERTERNWSTFFMKLKNVQLPLEVSIANDAIDWPAHVDVEKTLANAALIVSNLEESNINIKYIDGAIIEQEAIAEITYSIPEASNAAINYLVEELNGLTIEAESAFSFLDTVSLPNGMDNSEVEMSFVASGLYALTLQTNVEITERHQQKKVTSYAEAGLDVEVNRETKKNLLLYNPNAYAYTVHASIDEQQMKMSIHSFPEDITYTYEFENKVDVEPRTLYRYNPDLDLGEEEVVQQGEPGVQIEVYRNELAEDGSINEHELISRDFYFPTPEIIEVSTEGVIPEEDVATETAAPEESTTIPQLSLDSLTSDLLPSTSPECTTTDQVQCEESETDPSTLLLACMMENETESATRDPEQETDVATEEAESNPYCDLMYLYVFMSLFGNEDILTQTEETESVIQHEEIPSGAINEEEVQ, encoded by the coding sequence ATGAAATTATTGAAAAATCCTATAGTAAAGATTGCTCTTGCCTTTCTGATTATTTACTTATTACCGAATGAAGTTGTCGAAGCAGCTGGAAAAGTTTCAGAAGGCTCTGCAATTGCTGGTATACCGTTAGAAGGTTTATCACTAGAGGAAGCAAAGCAGAAGCTAGAGTCGAAAGTGGCGGAATGGCAAAGCGGTGAGCCAGTCATTGCTGTGAGTGAATATGAAAGCATAGCGATTCCCCGTCATTTATTTCAGTTTGACATTGATGCTACATTAAAACAGCTTGATGAGCGGACGGAACGAAATTGGTCAACTTTTTTTATGAAGCTAAAGAATGTGCAGCTCCCGTTAGAAGTCTCGATAGCAAATGATGCGATTGACTGGCCAGCACATGTTGACGTGGAAAAAACCTTGGCAAATGCAGCATTAATCGTAAGTAATTTGGAAGAAAGTAATATCAATATTAAATACATAGATGGTGCAATTATCGAGCAAGAGGCTATTGCCGAAATTACCTATAGTATTCCAGAAGCATCCAATGCAGCGATTAATTATTTAGTTGAAGAGCTTAATGGACTTACCATTGAAGCGGAAAGTGCATTTTCATTCTTAGATACGGTTTCCTTACCGAATGGCATGGACAATTCGGAGGTTGAAATGAGCTTCGTTGCTTCCGGATTATATGCGTTAACATTGCAAACGAATGTCGAAATCACCGAACGTCATCAACAGAAGAAAGTGACGAGCTATGCCGAGGCAGGTTTGGACGTTGAAGTAAATCGAGAAACAAAGAAAAATCTATTGCTGTATAACCCAAATGCATATGCTTATACCGTCCATGCAAGCATCGATGAACAGCAAATGAAGATGTCGATTCATTCTTTTCCAGAGGATATTACATACACATATGAGTTTGAAAACAAAGTCGATGTCGAGCCAAGAACATTGTATCGCTATAATCCTGACTTAGATTTAGGGGAAGAGGAAGTAGTGCAGCAAGGGGAACCAGGAGTACAAATCGAAGTATACCGGAATGAGCTTGCAGAAGACGGAAGTATCAACGAACATGAGTTAATTAGCAGAGATTTCTATTTTCCAACACCAGAAATTATCGAAGTGTCAACAGAAGGAGTAATTCCAGAAGAGGATGTAGCAACGGAGACAGCGGCTCCCGAAGAATCAACGACAATACCACAGCTAAGTCTTGATTCACTCACGTCTGATCTGCTGCCAAGTACGAGTCCAGAATGTACTACAACGGACCAAGTACAATGTGAGGAAAGTGAGACAGATCCAAGTACTCTGCTGCTCGCTTGTATGATGGAAAATGAAACGGAGTCTGCTACCAGAGATCCAGAGCAGGAAACTGATGTTGCAACAGAAGAAGCAGAGAGTAACCCATATTGTGACTTGATGTATTTGTATGTCTTCATGAGCCTGTTTGGCAATGAAGACATACTAACTCAAACGGAAGAAACAGAGAGTGTAATCCAACATGAGGAAATTCCATCTGGGGCAATAAATGAAGAAGAGGTGCAGTAA
- a CDS encoding A24 family peptidase produces the protein MEWELITALLLVSMLMIILVSDVTYMVIQNKVLLFFLPLLIITRLIQPLDPWWSPIVGAIVIALILAIIILVSRGGMGAGDMKLFAVLGVVLGVEKVLLAFFLSCLLGAIIGMLLMVFKIIKRKQPVPFGPYIVLAALIAYFYGDLLIDWYLGLMV, from the coding sequence TTGGAATGGGAATTAATTACGGCATTATTACTCGTTTCGATGCTGATGATTATTCTCGTTTCTGATGTTACATACATGGTCATTCAAAATAAAGTATTACTCTTTTTCTTGCCATTACTGATTATCACAAGGCTGATTCAACCGCTAGATCCATGGTGGTCGCCAATTGTTGGGGCAATCGTCATTGCCTTAATTCTAGCAATCATAATCCTTGTTAGTCGTGGAGGTATGGGTGCAGGTGATATGAAATTATTTGCTGTTCTCGGTGTTGTCCTTGGTGTTGAGAAAGTGCTGCTTGCATTCTTCCTTTCGTGTTTACTTGGTGCGATAATTGGGATGTTGCTAATGGTATTTAAAATCATTAAACGTAAACAGCCTGTGCCATTTGGACCGTATATTGTATTGGCAGCGTTGATTGCTTATTTTTATGGAGATTTGCTGATTGATTGGTATTTGGGGTTAATGGTCTAA
- a CDS encoding metal-dependent hydrolase, producing MKVSYHGHSVVKVETGTHTILIDPFISGNPACDLDESTIKADVILLTHGHNDHVGDTLDIAKRNNALVVAPNELADYFGSKGLKVHGMHIGGSYHFDFGRVKFTQAFHGSSYVEESGTVIYGGMPGGILYTAEGKTIYHLGDTALFTDLKIYGEMNEIDAAFIPIGDNFTMGPDDALVAADWINAKIVVPIHYNTFPVIKQDPYTFASQVRTGEGRAMEIGDSIEL from the coding sequence ATGAAAGTATCTTATCATGGACATTCAGTAGTAAAGGTCGAAACAGGGACACATACGATTTTAATTGATCCGTTTATTTCGGGAAATCCAGCATGCGACTTGGATGAGAGTACAATTAAAGCGGACGTGATTTTATTAACACATGGACATAATGATCATGTTGGTGATACTCTTGACATTGCAAAACGGAATAATGCGCTTGTTGTCGCACCAAATGAACTTGCAGATTACTTCGGTTCTAAGGGATTAAAAGTACATGGAATGCATATTGGCGGTTCCTATCATTTTGACTTTGGACGTGTAAAATTCACTCAGGCATTCCATGGATCTTCCTATGTCGAAGAAAGTGGAACTGTCATCTATGGTGGCATGCCAGGTGGAATTCTGTATACCGCTGAAGGAAAAACGATTTACCACTTAGGTGACACAGCACTATTTACCGATTTAAAAATATATGGTGAGATGAATGAGATAGATGCAGCATTTATACCAATTGGCGATAATTTTACGATGGGACCGGACGATGCGCTTGTAGCCGCGGATTGGATTAATGCTAAGATTGTCGTGCCAATCCATTATAATACATTTCCTGTTATTAAGCAGGACCCCTATACGTTTGCGAGTCAAGTCAGAACGGGTGAGGGACGGGCAATGGAGATTGGCGATAGTATTGAACTATAA
- a CDS encoding polyamine aminopropyltransferase: MSVVNEEAIRKSTIIYWSSGIVSICGIIFEVLFGALGSYILGDGVKQYTLTISLFLTGMGIGASLSEKVMKNLILSFIWVEFSVGLIGGFSSFTMFGITAYAPAGTDAFYLYFITILVGALTGFELPILIRKANEIGVKLNKSTARVLFSDYAGGLIGGLLFVFLLRPQFGMVKSAFLVGCVNVLVALTVLWLFRKEIRKFLVHAICGIVILVALIIGLLFGEAAAFNFEQKLYQDPILLMEETNYQKIILTQGADEDVRLYLNGSLQFSSADEYRYHEVLVHPTIAYAENPEKVLILGGGDGIAAKEVLKYDEVKHITLVDLDPAMTELANTNERLLKLNEGALQNDKVDVKNMDAFQFLEESEEWYDVIIIDLPDPNDESLNKLYTKEFYSLVRNHLLPGGAAMIQATSPVFATEVYWTIAETVISAGLYTENLHVDVPSFGNWGFVMASRGKIDLQTVDITIPTRFLKTDLLPSLTAFGADEDSIIEDKNGDSVTLKPNTLIDPHLIQLYENAWKNY, from the coding sequence GTGTCTGTAGTGAATGAGGAAGCAATAAGAAAAAGCACGATTATTTATTGGTCATCTGGAATTGTTTCAATTTGTGGCATTATCTTTGAGGTTCTGTTTGGTGCGTTAGGATCGTACATATTAGGTGATGGAGTCAAACAGTATACATTAACAATTTCGCTGTTTTTAACGGGAATGGGAATTGGTGCAAGCCTGAGTGAGAAGGTAATGAAAAATCTAATACTTTCCTTTATTTGGGTTGAATTCAGTGTAGGGCTGATCGGCGGATTTTCCAGCTTTACGATGTTTGGGATTACCGCATATGCGCCTGCTGGAACCGATGCATTTTATTTATATTTCATTACGATTTTAGTCGGTGCGTTAACCGGATTTGAGTTGCCAATCCTTATCCGCAAGGCAAATGAAATTGGTGTGAAATTAAATAAGAGTACAGCGAGGGTACTGTTTTCTGACTATGCTGGTGGACTAATTGGTGGGCTGCTATTCGTTTTCCTATTACGCCCGCAGTTTGGCATGGTGAAATCGGCATTTCTAGTAGGCTGTGTTAATGTTCTTGTAGCATTAACCGTGTTATGGCTATTCCGAAAAGAAATACGTAAGTTCTTGGTACATGCCATTTGTGGGATTGTGATATTAGTCGCTTTAATCATTGGTTTGCTATTCGGCGAGGCTGCTGCCTTTAATTTTGAACAAAAGCTATATCAGGACCCAATTTTACTTATGGAAGAAACAAATTACCAGAAAATTATTCTTACACAGGGTGCAGATGAGGATGTGCGGCTTTATTTAAATGGCTCCTTGCAATTTAGCTCGGCAGATGAATATCGTTACCATGAGGTACTCGTCCACCCGACAATTGCCTATGCAGAGAATCCGGAAAAAGTGCTGATTCTAGGTGGTGGTGACGGGATTGCCGCAAAGGAAGTACTGAAATATGATGAAGTCAAGCATATTACTTTGGTCGACCTTGATCCAGCGATGACAGAGCTTGCGAATACGAATGAGCGGCTGCTGAAATTAAATGAAGGTGCTTTGCAAAATGATAAAGTTGATGTGAAAAATATGGATGCCTTTCAGTTTTTAGAAGAATCAGAGGAATGGTACGATGTAATTATTATCGATTTACCAGATCCAAATGACGAAAGCTTAAATAAGCTGTACACGAAGGAATTTTATTCACTTGTCCGTAATCATTTGCTTCCAGGTGGAGCGGCGATGATTCAGGCGACAAGCCCTGTGTTTGCAACTGAAGTATATTGGACAATAGCTGAAACCGTCATCTCGGCGGGATTATATACGGAAAATCTTCATGTTGATGTACCAAGCTTCGGCAACTGGGGATTTGTGATGGCAAGTCGTGGGAAGATTGATCTTCAAACAGTTGATATTACCATCCCAACTCGATTTTTGAAAACGGATCTGCTCCCGAGTTTAACGGCTTTTGGTGCTGACGAGGACTCGATTATCGAGGATAAAAACGGTGATTCAGTTACATTAAAGCCTAATACATTAATTGATCCACATTTAATTCAACTATATGAGAATGCATGGAAAAACTATTAA
- a CDS encoding DUF350 domain-containing protein: protein MEAYIATIAYFFISIVIILIGVVIFELLTRKYKDMEEVHNGNSAVALSIAGKIVGISIILAFAIYHSNYIYETVIWGVFGVVLQMIAYVLVNLVIRRFSVEDELKKNNIAVGIISFSVSIGIALVVGASIT, encoded by the coding sequence ATGGAGGCATATATCGCAACGATTGCATATTTTTTCATTTCGATTGTTATCATTTTAATAGGGGTCGTTATTTTTGAACTTTTAACTAGAAAGTATAAGGATATGGAAGAAGTGCATAATGGCAATTCAGCTGTCGCCCTATCGATTGCAGGGAAGATTGTCGGCATAAGTATCATTCTTGCCTTTGCAATTTATCACAGCAATTACATTTATGAAACAGTAATATGGGGAGTATTTGGGGTTGTCCTGCAAATGATTGCCTATGTGCTCGTTAATTTGGTGATAAGAAGATTTTCCGTTGAAGATGAATTGAAGAAGAATAATATCGCGGTTGGTATTATTTCGTTTAGTGTATCAATTGGGATTGCGCTCGTTGTTGGTGCGTCGATTACATAA
- a CDS encoding DUF4247 domain-containing protein produces MLKRWCMLSGFILFILYLTACSSPMDNSDRGIQQEITITAESIPDESGKEEIEAAIAASPSSQIDSIIEANFPLVDVVTDESTTAEIYATKEFTLEELASVLTSKVEPEETSEVIDQQQIFIYPDYFVTLKPSVDDENVLLIEVATEQFVQRNYSPSFLQTYFGIRLLDSIFGSNWGSQRNSGTYSGYGTPNRGNTTFRGGGPNTGK; encoded by the coding sequence TTGTTAAAGAGATGGTGTATGCTTAGTGGCTTTATATTATTTATCTTATATTTAACTGCCTGCTCATCCCCTATGGATAATTCTGATCGAGGAATTCAACAGGAAATCACGATAACAGCGGAGAGTATTCCCGATGAATCTGGAAAAGAAGAAATTGAAGCTGCTATTGCTGCAAGTCCGAGTAGCCAAATCGATTCGATTATCGAGGCAAACTTTCCTCTAGTTGACGTTGTGACAGATGAGTCCACTACAGCAGAAATCTATGCAACGAAGGAATTTACCTTAGAAGAACTTGCTAGTGTTTTAACGTCGAAGGTTGAGCCAGAGGAAACTAGTGAGGTCATCGATCAGCAGCAAATCTTTATTTATCCGGATTATTTTGTTACGCTGAAGCCTAGTGTGGATGATGAGAATGTATTGCTGATTGAAGTTGCTACAGAGCAATTTGTACAAAGAAATTATTCACCAAGCTTTTTACAAACATATTTCGGAATTAGGCTTCTAGATAGTATCTTTGGCAGTAATTGGGGAAGCCAGCGGAACTCCGGAACATATTCTGGTTATGGCACACCAAATCGAGGAAATACGACATTTAGGGGCGGCGGTCCGAACACAGGAAAGTAA